Within the Gloeocapsopsis sp. IPPAS B-1203 genome, the region GAAAGTGGGAGAATTTCTGCTGCAACTTCCGCTACAGGTAGTTCTCCAAACAAAGCATCGACTCCTTTTATTTGATAGGGCTGAGAGCGTTGTTTTCTGACACTCATGACATCACCTCCAAGTTTTTGGCAATTTGATTGAGGAGGCTAACCGCTGGATGTTTAGCATTGTAGAGGGCAAGCGGTATGTGCTCTTGTGAAGCATCCGCAAAGGCAACTGACCGAGGAATGGTTGGATAAATTTTCCCGATTTGGGATAAATGCTCTTGAATTGACTGTAAACTCATTTCGCCTTGTACAGTCCGAGAATCATGCATTGTTGGAATTACGCCAGCAATTTTTAGCTTGCGATTGGCGCGAGACCGCACGCGACCAATTGTATTTAACAAAAGTTCTGTTCCTTTTAGGGCTTTGTACTGCGTCTGGATGGGAATTAAGACATGCGTCGAAGCTACTAAGCTGATATAGCTAAGAATACCGAGGGAGGGGGGACAGTCTATCAAAATGAAATCGTATTGTTTCAGAATCGGCTTTAGCGCTTCTTTGAGGCGTACATCCCGCATATCTGCCACTACCAATTCTAGTTCTGCCCCACTCAAGTTAATGTTGGCAGGAGCCAAATCCATCTTGTGAATGTTCTTATAGATTGGTAGCTGTTCGCCAATAACAATCGCTTCATACACTGTGTTGCCTAGTTCTGATGGCTCCAAGCCCATAAATACGGTCAGCGATGCCTGTGGGTCCATATCAACGAGCAAGACTCGCTGCTGCCGTTGAGCCAAATGGTAGCCTATATTCATTGTCAATGTACTTTTACCTACTCCCCCTGATTGATTAAACAGCGTAATTACCCTACTCATTGACTTCACATATCAAGTTTGGTTTGACAAAAGCATAACCCAACTCAGTTATGCAATATCTTTTTGAGTATAAGTTAGCTTAGCAACTGAGAAAACTGGAAACTCCCTCTAACGGTAGGAGCAAAGAGTCATGAAACTTCCTATAAAACAGTTTAGGTGACTGAAGAAGCTTAAGGGGTGATAAACAGCTAGGGACTAAACTGAATCAACTTTATAGCTCTCAAACCTTGCTAAAAATAAGACAGCTTATGAAATTTGAGACGCATCAATGCTGGCTACCCAAAGATGATCGTATAGTCCCACTCAAAAGTTACTATGTCGTTGGTAAACGTGTCCTGATTTCCTTAAGCGGCAAATAGATTTTTGTACCCCTTTATGCTGGAGTTTTTTACTACAGGGGCTAGCCTAATATTGCAAATTACAAGCGTGCTCAATCGATGATGCAACGATTTGAGAAATAGATTTACTTCAATGTACTCAACTGGAGTGTATAGGCACCTAATTGACCAGGAACGCTTTTCCAGCGCCCTTGTTTAGCACCATTCCAGAGGATTTTGCCAACTTGCGCTTTAGCTTTAGTCAAAGCCTTACCTTCAATTTCCCCATATAATGCTCGTGCCACTTTTTCAGGAGTCAAGACCTCGCCAACATTTTCTTCTACTACCGTTGCCACTGCCGCTGTAAAACTCATATTCTGATAGCGCGCTAAGAGTTGCTCGTTCGATTTGGTTATTTGTTTTTGTTGGCGAGATTTAGGATCTTGATTTTCCGAGTTTGATGCAATCAGTTTGAGGTCAATCGTATAGCAACCAGGAGCATCTGGGACTTTCTCCCAAAGTCCTTTTTCTACTCCCTTACGCAGAGTATCATTCATCCTCAACCTTTCTGCTTTGAGGTCTTGTGGCTCAACTTCTCCATGTACAGCACGAACGATGTAATCTACGTGCAAGATACTGCCTTCATTTTCCTGCAATAACTGTTCAACAGCTTCAGATTTACTCAAGTGCTGATACTGTGGCAGCAGTGGTGTTTTGAGAAATTTTGATGGCACTTTGTGCAACTTTGGAGAAGGCAATTGCTGGGGATGCTCCGAGAAAGTAGAATGCTCTGGGTCTGGGAATTGAATAGCTAAGCCAGATTCTGACTGCTGTTGTTCGTCTTGCTGGCGATTGAAAGCCGAGTTAACCACCTCTTTTTGGAGAAGATTTGTAGCGACAGATTTTTCTGACTGTTCCGGTTCTTGCTGTGACGGTTGCTGTTCGCTTTCATGGAGCAATTGGGTTGATGCTTCATCAACTAACGTCGGCGAAGAAACCTCGCTATCTCTTGAAATATCAAGATGCTTCGGCTCGACAGTTGAGGATACCTCTGTGCGGGAGGTTTCTCCACTAATAGGAGTGTCCGGTGCTGATTGGATAATCTGAAGCTCGTTGTGCTGTAGGATGAGCTGGTCTGCCAAGAGTGCGTTAATATGCGCAATTTGCTCTTTGGCATTTTGGGCTTTTGACTGTTGTTGTGCATGTCGTGTTTGGTAATGCGCTCTAAGTTGAAGTAGACTCTCCGCAAACTGCTGCTGTTCGACTAACTGATCCACTAACAAAGCATGAATGCGAGCGAGTTGTTCAGTTGCATGCGAAATCGCACTGGTGCAGTCTTGCACAATTATGTGATAGCGATCGCGCAGTTCAATGAGGCTATGAATGAGGTGTTGGTTTTGAAGCATTGTTCGCTCTTGAGCGTGGAGTGTCGCTAGCATAGTGTGTACAGCAGTGTGATATTTCTAACTTATGCCATCTAAGAGAGTTCATGTTCGAGAATACACAGTCAGAGCACACGAGCGGATGATTCATACACGCGTGTACAAGTTTATCTGCAAGCAGTGTAACAAAGATGTGGAACGCGAAACGTATGGTCCGCGTCCGCTGTACTGCGATCGCTGCCGACCAAGTATGATTCACACTGAAAAAGCTCACAAGAAAAAACCTCGACCTGTATTAGTTAAGCGGCAAAAACGCCGTAACGCTAGCTAATGAAGTCGTAGGTGCGCTCTGAGCACTACTAATTACCGTTATAGTAAAAGCAACTTTGCTTCCCGACAAATAAGACTAAGTATGAATTCAAGCAAAATCATTAGAGTTAACCAACTGCCTAAGAAGTCAGTAGAAAAGCCTAAGAAGCCTGATGTGCAAACTGCACAAGCAACAGCAGTTGAAATTGACATTGATAAATTGGGCTTTGAGCTAGAACAACCAAAATCTGAAGTAAAGTTAGAATCTTTAGCAGAAGATTATCCAGAAGATTCAGTGTATGGTAGTGGTTGGAGTACGACTGAATTGCGTGAAGAGTTTAGTGGAATATAAAAAAGAGTTGTGTTCAAGAAACAGCGATTAGCTAAATGTAGATAAGTAGATAAAAATCGCTCTATGTGTTTGCAATACCAATTGAACTACAGTGATAGAGCCTACGCACTTTGGTAGCTGTTTTATCATTGACTTGCAGATTTAGCTGCAAAAAGGAAGATGCTTTTTAGCAGAAAGTTAAAGCAGCGCTCAAATCTATTTAAGTTATTTATTTTATCTTCATTAAAGTAAACTGTGCCAAATCCTAAGCGTCATCATAAAGTTCCACGTTTCTATCTAGATCAATGGAAAGATCCCTGTAGCGAGAAATCTACTATCTGGATTTTTAACAAAGATAGCCTTGACTGTTCGCCTCGCCTGACCAAGGATACTTTTGTAGAAGGACATTACTTTACCGAGCAAGAGCTAGATGGTACACGCCACGCTCCATTAGAGAATTATCTGAACAGAAATGAAACTATCGCAGCCACCCTCCTTCGTCGTTTGGAGGCAAACGACCCCCTGACGGAACACGATGGCGAAACGCCCCTGCCGGAGGCAGATCGCAATGTGCTTCGGCAATTTATCGCGGGTTTGTTCGTACGAAGTGCTTGGTGGCGGGAACTTCTGCCTCACGTAATTAGCTATGCGAACGCAAAAACTAATCAAGAAGTGAAAAGCCGAACACAGCGAGAGCTAGAACAGGATTTGCGTCAACAAGGGTTCAATAGAACTGATCGTCGTAAAGCATTGAGAGAGAACAAGAAAAAACAGCCGTCAATTAATTCATCTTTGCAGGAATTAACCGCTTCTTGGATTACTAAAGTACATCCTCAATTCATTATTAATG harbors:
- a CDS encoding DUF4238 domain-containing protein translates to MPNPKRHHKVPRFYLDQWKDPCSEKSTIWIFNKDSLDCSPRLTKDTFVEGHYFTEQELDGTRHAPLENYLNRNETIAATLLRRLEANDPLTEHDGETPLPEADRNVLRQFIAGLFVRSAWWRELLPHVISYANAKTNQEVKSRTQRELEQDLRQQGFNRTDRRKALRENKKKQPSINSSLQELTASWITKVHPQFIINASNQLELAKTLPFTIVRVEGLPLLTSDTPCIIEEDPSIFQLHREKILGSAFICPLTPHLAFVGALGLKDEYATFDSDWSRLFNARIRANAQKELIANTKDVDETWFLNNQNSPRTMQEILEPSRRRLSLGTKVKKKGFGRK
- a CDS encoding ParA family protein → MSRVITLFNQSGGVGKSTLTMNIGYHLAQRQQRVLLVDMDPQASLTVFMGLEPSELGNTVYEAIVIGEQLPIYKNIHKMDLAPANINLSGAELELVVADMRDVRLKEALKPILKQYDFILIDCPPSLGILSYISLVASTHVLIPIQTQYKALKGTELLLNTIGRVRSRANRKLKIAGVIPTMHDSRTVQGEMSLQSIQEHLSQIGKIYPTIPRSVAFADASQEHIPLALYNAKHPAVSLLNQIAKNLEVMS